One Planctomycetaceae bacterium DNA segment encodes these proteins:
- the rsxE gene encoding electron transport complex subunit RsxE translates to MNGAGNPPTSGQALWSQFWDDNPVFRQVLGICSALAVTNLMFNTLLMCGGLIWTTVMSSLTVSLLRQYIPQRVRMMVQVLIISVFVIVVDIALRTFFYETYKDIAAYVGLIVTNCIVMGRVESFAVKNKPLVSAFDGLGAGLGYSAVLMAVAVVREILGFGTLFNFTPFKVTLISGETVAGWQNWTIMVMPPGAFFVLAMIVWGARAWALRRQRVAAAAAAAPAPLQRPQIATAVEGAK, encoded by the coding sequence ATGAACGGCGCGGGAAATCCCCCGACCTCCGGCCAGGCGCTGTGGAGCCAGTTCTGGGACGACAACCCGGTCTTCCGCCAGGTGCTGGGCATCTGCTCGGCGCTGGCGGTGACGAACCTGATGTTCAACACCCTGCTGATGTGCGGGGGGTTGATCTGGACGACCGTCATGAGCAGCCTGACGGTGAGCCTGCTGCGCCAGTACATTCCCCAGCGCGTGCGCATGATGGTGCAGGTGCTGATCATCTCGGTCTTCGTCATCGTCGTCGACATCGCCCTGCGCACGTTCTTCTACGAGACGTACAAGGACATCGCCGCGTACGTCGGGCTCATCGTCACCAACTGCATCGTCATGGGGCGCGTCGAGAGCTTCGCCGTCAAGAACAAGCCCCTGGTCAGCGCCTTCGACGGCCTGGGCGCGGGGCTGGGATACTCGGCTGTGCTGATGGCCGTGGCGGTCGTGCGCGAGATCCTGGGCTTCGGTACGCTGTTCAACTTCACGCCCTTCAAAGTCACGCTCATCTCCGGCGAGACGGTCGCCGGCTGGCAGAACTGGACCATCATGGTCATGCCGCCGGGGGCGTTCTTCGTGCTGGCGATGATCGTCTGGGGCGCGCGGGCCTGGGCCCTGCGCCGTCAGCGCGTTGCCGCCGCCGCTGCGGCAGCCCCGGCGCCGCTGCAGCGCCCGCAGATCGCCACGGCCGTGGAGGGCGCCAAATGA